The Nocardioides sp. S-1144 genome includes a region encoding these proteins:
- the fusA gene encoding elongation factor G, whose product MAHIDAGKTTTTERILFYTGISYKIGEVHEGAATMDWMEQEQERGITITSAATTCWWKDHQINIIDTPGHVDFTAEVERSLRVLDGAVAVFDGVAGVEPQTMTVWRQANKYSVPRMCFVNKLDRTGADFFRCVDMMVERLNSTPLVLQLPIGAESDFLGVVDLVGMRALVWRGETKIGEDYEVEEIPAELAEQAAEYREKLVETVAETDDDIMERYLDEGDVFSVEELEAAIRRATLADKLNPVLCGTAFKNKGVQPLLDAVVKFLPSPLDIDAIIGHDPRDEEKEIRRLPSDDEPFSGLAYKIATDPHLGKLIYVRVYSGKLEAGATVVNSVNGRKERIGKVYQMHANKREEIASVGAGQIVAVMGLKDTKTGHTLSDPQNQVILESMTFPAPVIEVAIEPKTKSDQEKLGTAIQRLSDEDPTFTVKADEETGQTIIAGMGELHLEILVDRMKREFRVEATVGKPQVAYRETLRKDITKHSYTHKKQTGGSGQFAKVVIGIGPNIDPETGVGAGYEFVNAVSGGRVPKEYIPSVDQGGQEAMEFGVLAGYPMVDVKFTLEDGAYHDVDSSELAFKIAGNQAFKEAARQAKPVLLEPMFAVEVTTPESFLGTVIGDINSRRGQIRAQEERHGDMVIDALVPLSEMFGYVGDLRSKTSGQASYSMEFDSYAEVPTNIADEIIKKVRGE is encoded by the coding sequence ATGGCCCACATCGACGCGGGCAAGACCACGACGACCGAGCGCATCCTCTTCTACACCGGCATCAGCTACAAGATCGGTGAAGTCCACGAGGGCGCGGCGACGATGGACTGGATGGAGCAGGAGCAGGAGCGCGGCATCACGATCACGTCCGCCGCGACGACCTGCTGGTGGAAGGACCACCAGATCAACATCATCGACACCCCCGGGCACGTCGACTTCACCGCCGAGGTCGAGCGCTCGCTGCGCGTCCTCGACGGCGCCGTCGCGGTCTTCGACGGTGTCGCCGGCGTGGAGCCGCAGACCATGACGGTCTGGCGCCAGGCCAACAAGTACTCCGTGCCGCGGATGTGCTTCGTCAACAAGCTCGACCGCACCGGCGCCGACTTCTTCCGCTGCGTCGACATGATGGTCGAGCGCCTCAACTCCACCCCGCTGGTGCTGCAGCTGCCCATCGGTGCCGAGTCCGACTTCCTCGGTGTCGTCGACCTGGTCGGGATGCGCGCCCTCGTGTGGCGCGGCGAGACCAAGATCGGTGAGGACTACGAGGTCGAGGAGATCCCGGCCGAGCTCGCCGAGCAGGCCGCGGAGTACCGCGAGAAGCTCGTCGAGACCGTCGCCGAGACCGACGACGACATCATGGAGCGCTACCTCGACGAGGGCGACGTCTTCTCGGTGGAGGAGCTCGAGGCCGCGATCCGTCGCGCCACCCTGGCCGACAAGCTCAACCCGGTCCTGTGCGGCACCGCGTTCAAGAACAAGGGCGTCCAGCCCCTGCTCGACGCCGTCGTGAAGTTCCTGCCGAGCCCGCTCGACATCGACGCGATCATCGGCCACGACCCGCGCGACGAGGAGAAGGAGATCCGCCGCCTTCCCTCCGACGACGAGCCGTTCTCGGGCCTGGCCTACAAGATCGCCACCGACCCGCACCTGGGCAAGCTGATCTACGTCCGCGTCTACTCCGGCAAGCTCGAGGCCGGCGCGACCGTGGTCAACTCGGTCAACGGCCGCAAGGAGCGGATCGGCAAGGTCTACCAGATGCACGCCAACAAGCGTGAGGAGATCGCGTCGGTCGGCGCCGGCCAGATCGTGGCCGTCATGGGCCTCAAGGACACCAAGACCGGACACACCCTGTCCGACCCGCAGAACCAGGTGATCCTCGAGTCGATGACCTTCCCGGCCCCGGTGATCGAGGTCGCGATCGAGCCCAAGACCAAGAGTGACCAGGAGAAGCTCGGTACCGCCATCCAGCGGCTGTCCGACGAGGACCCCACATTCACCGTCAAGGCGGACGAGGAGACCGGTCAGACGATCATCGCCGGCATGGGCGAGCTCCACCTCGAGATCCTCGTCGACCGCATGAAGCGCGAGTTCCGCGTCGAGGCGACCGTCGGCAAGCCGCAGGTCGCCTACCGCGAGACCCTGCGCAAGGACATCACCAAGCACTCCTACACCCACAAGAAGCAGACGGGTGGCTCCGGCCAGTTCGCCAAGGTCGTCATCGGCATCGGCCCGAACATCGACCCCGAGACCGGTGTCGGTGCGGGCTACGAGTTCGTCAACGCCGTGTCGGGTGGCCGCGTGCCCAAGGAGTACATCCCCTCGGTCGACCAGGGTGGCCAGGAGGCCATGGAGTTCGGCGTCCTCGCCGGCTACCCGATGGTCGACGTGAAGTTCACGCTCGAGGACGGCGCCTACCACGACGTCGACTCCTCCGAGCTGGCCTTCAAGATCGCCGGCAACCAGGCCTTCAAGGAGGCCGCCCGCCAGGCGAAGCCGGTCCTGCTCGAGCCGATGTTCGCCGTGGAGGTGACCACGCCGGAGAGCTTCCTCGGCACGGTCATCGGCGACATCAACTCGCGCCGGGGCCAGATCAGGGCCCAGGAGGAGCGTCACGGTGACATGGTCATCGACGCCCTTGTGCCCCTGTCCGAGATGTTCGGGTACGTTGGCGACCTGAGGTCCAAGACCTCCGGCCAGGCTTCGTACTCGATGGAGTTCGACTCGTACGCCGAGGTTCCCACGAACATCGCCGACGAGATCATCAAGAAGGTGCGGGGCGAGTAG
- the tuf gene encoding elongation factor Tu: MAKAKFERTKPHVNIGTIGHIDHGKTTLTAAITKVLHDKHPDLNAASAFEDIDKAPEERQRGITISIAHVEYQTEARHYAHVDCPGHADYIKNMITGAAQMDGAILVVAATDGPMPQTKEHVLLARQVGVPAIVVALNKCDMVDDEELIELVEMEVRELLSDYEFDGDNIPVVRVAAFPALQGDEKWGESIVELMNAVDEAIPTPERETDKPFLMPVEDVFTITGRGTVITGRIERGIVKVNEEVEIIGIRTTAQKSTVTGVEMFRKLLDEGQAGENVGLLLRGTKREDIERGMVVIKPGTTTPHTNFEASVYILSKEEGGRHTPFFNNYRPQFYFRTTDVTGVVTLPEGTEMVMPGDNTEMSVELIQPIAMDEGLRFAIREGGRTVGAGRVVKITK, from the coding sequence GTGGCTAAGGCGAAGTTCGAGCGGACCAAGCCGCACGTGAACATCGGCACGATCGGTCACATCGACCACGGCAAGACGACCTTGACCGCGGCGATCACCAAGGTCCTGCACGACAAGCACCCCGACCTCAACGCCGCTTCGGCGTTCGAGGACATCGACAAGGCTCCCGAGGAGCGTCAGCGCGGCATCACGATCTCGATCGCGCACGTCGAGTACCAGACCGAGGCGCGCCACTACGCGCACGTCGACTGCCCGGGTCACGCGGACTACATCAAGAACATGATCACCGGTGCGGCCCAGATGGATGGTGCGATCCTCGTGGTCGCCGCCACCGACGGTCCCATGCCGCAGACCAAGGAGCACGTGCTCCTGGCCCGCCAGGTCGGCGTCCCGGCGATCGTGGTCGCGCTCAACAAGTGCGACATGGTCGACGACGAGGAGCTCATCGAGCTCGTCGAGATGGAGGTGCGCGAGCTCCTCTCCGACTACGAGTTCGACGGAGACAACATCCCCGTCGTGCGCGTGGCTGCCTTCCCGGCGCTCCAGGGCGACGAGAAGTGGGGCGAGTCGATCGTCGAGCTGATGAACGCCGTCGACGAGGCGATCCCGACCCCCGAGCGGGAGACCGACAAGCCGTTCCTCATGCCCGTCGAGGACGTCTTCACGATCACCGGTCGCGGCACGGTCATCACCGGTCGCATCGAGCGGGGCATCGTGAAGGTCAACGAGGAGGTCGAGATCATCGGCATCCGCACGACCGCCCAGAAGTCGACGGTCACCGGTGTCGAGATGTTCCGCAAGCTCCTCGACGAGGGCCAGGCCGGCGAGAACGTCGGACTGCTCCTCCGTGGCACCAAGCGCGAGGACATCGAGCGCGGCATGGTCGTCATCAAGCCGGGCACCACGACCCCGCACACCAACTTCGAGGCCTCGGTCTACATCCTCTCGAAGGAGGAGGGCGGCCGCCACACGCCGTTCTTCAACAACTACCGCCCGCAGTTCTACTTCCGTACCACCGACGTGACCGGCGTGGTGACCCTCCCCGAGGGCACCGAGATGGTCATGCCCGGCGACAACACGGAGATGTCGGTCGAGCTGATCCAGCCGATCGCCATGGACGAGGGCCTGCGTTTCGCGATCCGCGAGGGTGGCCGCACCGTCGGCGCCGGCCGGGTCGTCAAGATCACCAAGTGA
- the rpsG gene encoding 30S ribosomal protein S7 encodes MPRKGPAPKRPIDIDPVYGSQLVSQLVSKVLQDGKKQVAQRIVYTALEGCREKNGTDPVVTLKRALENVKPAIEVKSRRVGGATYQVPIEVKGTRGTTLALRWLVGYAADRREKTMHERLMNEILDASNGLGAAVKKREDTHKMAESNKAFAHYRW; translated from the coding sequence ATGCCCCGCAAGGGTCCCGCCCCGAAGCGGCCGATCGACATCGACCCGGTCTACGGGTCGCAGCTCGTCTCCCAGCTGGTCTCCAAGGTCCTGCAGGACGGCAAGAAGCAGGTCGCCCAGCGCATCGTCTACACCGCCCTCGAGGGCTGCCGCGAGAAGAACGGCACCGACCCGGTCGTCACGCTCAAGCGTGCGCTGGAGAACGTGAAGCCGGCCATCGAGGTCAAGTCCCGCCGCGTCGGTGGCGCGACCTACCAGGTCCCGATCGAGGTCAAGGGCACGCGCGGCACCACGCTCGCGCTGCGCTGGCTCGTCGGCTACGCCGCCGACCGTCGTGAGAAGACCATGCACGAGCGGCTCATGAACGAGATCCTCGACGCCTCCAACGGCCTCGGTGCCGCGGTGAAGAAGCGCGAGGACACCCACAAGATGGCCGAGTCCAACAAGGCCTTCGCCCACTACCGCTGGTGA
- a CDS encoding TetR family transcriptional regulator: MTEIALRERRRRQTEREIGDAALDLFEVGGVDGTTVDDIARAAGISPRTFFRYFPSKERAALVPHVELDERVEAMLADLRADRPLLDQLEEVWREVLLALDDGRSEAGRLLLRVRRLMRAEPALRLAAAAVDEERLDALVVRLVRLVGADDDLEPRLVVETAGVAVRVSLDRWAEAREAGRAVDLLETYAQACLVVRRPGG; the protein is encoded by the coding sequence ATGACCGAGATCGCGCTGCGCGAGCGGCGTCGCCGCCAGACCGAGCGGGAGATCGGTGACGCGGCCCTCGACCTGTTCGAGGTCGGCGGGGTCGACGGCACCACCGTCGACGACATCGCGCGCGCCGCCGGGATCTCGCCGCGCACGTTCTTCCGCTACTTCCCCTCCAAGGAGCGCGCGGCGCTGGTGCCGCACGTCGAGCTCGACGAGCGCGTCGAGGCGATGCTCGCCGACCTGCGCGCCGACCGCCCGCTGCTCGACCAGCTCGAGGAGGTGTGGCGCGAGGTGCTGCTCGCCCTCGACGACGGACGCAGCGAGGCCGGCCGGCTGCTGCTCCGGGTGCGCCGGCTGATGCGTGCCGAGCCCGCGCTGCGGCTGGCGGCGGCCGCGGTCGACGAGGAGCGCCTCGACGCCCTGGTGGTGCGCCTGGTCCGACTCGTCGGCGCCGACGACGACCTGGAGCCGCGCCTGGTCGTCGAGACGGCCGGGGTCGCGGTCCGCGTCTCGCTCGACCGCTGGGCCGAGGCCCGGGAGGCCGGCCGTGCCGTCGACCTGCTCGAGACCTACGCGCAGGCCTGCCTGGTGGTGCGCCGCCCCGGCGGCTGA
- a CDS encoding stage II sporulation protein M: MDLDAYVLAHSHEWHRLEELAGRGRLSGSESDELVERYQQVATHLSVVRTSSPDSHLIAYLSSLLARTRIKLVGTRTSTWARLGRFFTHRFPAALYRLRWWWIGTWVANVVVMAIMLLWLLDHPSVEQNLLSPAEVDQLVDTDFESYYSENPAQSFAARVWINNAWVAALCIALGVLGFPVVVLLFNNLLNVAVIGSIMIRHDRGDLFFGLILPHGLLELTAVFVAAGFGLRLFWSFVEPGSLTRAQSMAHEGRTAITVSLGLVVVLLVSGVIEAFVTPSPLPTWARIGIGALALAVFVLYVFTLGRRAVAEGETGDLSADLLEDTVATQA; encoded by the coding sequence GTGGATCTCGACGCCTACGTGCTCGCGCACTCGCACGAGTGGCACCGGCTCGAGGAGCTCGCGGGACGCGGCCGGCTGTCCGGCTCCGAGAGCGACGAGCTCGTCGAGCGCTACCAGCAGGTCGCGACCCACCTGTCCGTGGTCCGCACGTCGTCGCCCGACAGCCACCTCATCGCCTACCTGTCGTCGTTGCTCGCCCGCACGCGGATCAAGCTGGTCGGCACCCGCACGTCCACGTGGGCGCGCCTCGGCCGGTTCTTCACCCACCGCTTCCCGGCCGCGCTGTACCGGCTGCGCTGGTGGTGGATCGGCACGTGGGTCGCGAACGTCGTGGTGATGGCGATCATGCTGCTGTGGCTGCTCGACCACCCGAGCGTCGAGCAGAACCTGCTGAGCCCGGCCGAGGTCGACCAGCTCGTCGACACCGACTTCGAGAGCTACTACAGCGAGAACCCGGCCCAGAGCTTCGCGGCCCGGGTGTGGATCAACAACGCCTGGGTGGCCGCGCTCTGCATCGCCCTCGGCGTGCTGGGGTTCCCCGTGGTGGTGCTGCTGTTCAACAACCTGCTGAACGTCGCCGTCATCGGCTCGATCATGATCCGCCACGACCGCGGCGACCTCTTCTTCGGCCTGATCCTGCCGCACGGGCTGCTCGAGCTGACCGCGGTCTTCGTCGCGGCCGGCTTCGGGCTCCGGCTGTTCTGGTCCTTCGTCGAGCCCGGCTCACTGACCCGGGCGCAGTCGATGGCCCACGAGGGCCGCACGGCGATCACCGTCTCCCTCGGCCTGGTCGTCGTCCTGCTGGTGAGCGGCGTCATCGAGGCCTTCGTGACGCCGTCGCCGCTGCCGACGTGGGCGCGGATCGGCATCGGCGCGCTGGCGCTCGCCGTGTTCGTGCTCTACGTCTTCACCCTCGGACGACGTGCCGTCGCCGAGGGCGAGACCGGGGACCTGTCGGCGGACCTGCTCGAGGACACGGTCGCGACGCAGGCCTGA
- the rpsL gene encoding 30S ribosomal protein S12 — protein sequence MPTIQQLVRKGRQDKVSKNKTPALKESPQRRGVCTRVYTTTPKKPNSALRKVARVRLSSGVEVTAYIPGVGHNLQEHSIVLVRGGRVKDLPGVRYKIIRGSLDTQGVKNRKQGRSKYGAKKEKS from the coding sequence GTGCCCACCATTCAGCAGTTGGTCCGCAAGGGCCGCCAGGACAAGGTGTCCAAGAACAAGACGCCTGCCCTGAAGGAATCGCCCCAGCGACGCGGTGTGTGCACCCGCGTCTACACCACCACCCCGAAGAAGCCGAACTCCGCCCTGCGCAAGGTCGCCCGTGTGCGCCTGTCCAGCGGCGTCGAGGTCACGGCCTACATCCCGGGCGTGGGCCACAACCTCCAGGAGCACTCCATCGTGCTCGTGCGCGGTGGCCGGGTGAAGGACCTCCCCGGTGTCCGCTACAAGATCATCCGCGGCTCGCTCGACACCCAGGGTGTCAAGAACCGCAAGCAGGGCCGCAGCAAGTACGGCGCCAAGAAGGAGAAGAGCTAA
- a CDS encoding RDD family protein, translated as MPAREFNMLTSDDLVTGEAVALDLPPAGLGSRIASGIIDVVATIGTLVVLAIIIGVAATHADPALADAMLILTTVLVFVVVPTTLETLTRGRSLGKLALGLRTVRDDAGPISFQHALIRSLVGFVEVYAFFGAPAFLSALVSGRGKRLGDYAAGTYVVRSRVALSLPHPPPMPPHLAGWAARADITSLPTGLALAVRQYLGRLPTLDPASRVRVGTRLAEQVSEHVAPLPPRGTAPEDFLAAVVAARRDRDLARLRRQDDARRRLTSRA; from the coding sequence ATGCCCGCACGCGAGTTCAACATGCTCACCAGTGACGACCTCGTCACCGGCGAGGCGGTCGCGCTCGACCTGCCGCCGGCCGGGCTGGGCTCGCGGATCGCCTCGGGGATCATCGACGTCGTCGCGACGATCGGGACGCTCGTCGTGCTGGCGATCATCATCGGGGTGGCCGCCACCCACGCCGACCCGGCGCTGGCCGACGCGATGCTGATCCTCACCACGGTCCTGGTGTTCGTCGTGGTGCCGACCACCCTCGAGACCCTGACCCGGGGGCGGTCGCTGGGGAAGCTGGCGCTCGGCCTGCGCACCGTGCGCGACGACGCCGGCCCGATCTCCTTCCAGCACGCCCTGATCCGCTCGCTGGTCGGGTTCGTCGAGGTCTACGCCTTCTTCGGTGCCCCGGCGTTCCTCTCGGCGCTGGTGAGCGGTCGCGGCAAGCGGCTCGGCGACTACGCCGCGGGCACCTACGTCGTCCGCAGCCGGGTCGCCCTCTCGCTCCCCCACCCGCCGCCCATGCCGCCGCACCTCGCCGGCTGGGCCGCCCGGGCCGACATCACCTCGCTGCCCACCGGCCTCGCCCTGGCCGTGCGCCAGTACCTCGGCCGGCTCCCCACGCTCGACCCGGCCTCACGGGTGCGGGTCGGCACCCGGCTGGCCGAGCAGGTCTCCGAGCACGTGGCGCCCCTCCCCCCGCGCGGCACCGCGCCGGAGGACTTCCTCGCCGCGGTCGTCGCCGCCCGCCGCGACCGCGACCTGGCCCGGCTGCGACGCCAGGACGACGCCCGCCGCCGGCTCACGTCGCGGGCGTGA
- a CDS encoding MFS transporter, which yields MSVTVESRRGARRLHRAWWVAAITMGALVAAAGFRSSTGALLGPLEDEFGWSRGTTSGAVSLNLVVYGLTAPFAAALMERFGLRRVVAASLTLVAVGSGLTLVMTSAWQLWLLWGFAIGVGTGSLALVFGAIVANRWFVRHRGVVVGVFSAASSTGQLVFLPAIAHLADGPGWRWAAGLVAAFALLLVPLVLLLLADSPASVGTTAYGADPTLAAPVPAAAPARGAARTAVDTLRECSRSKVFWILFGTFWICGWSTNGLIGTHFIAASHDHGLPETTAASLLALIGIFDIVGTVASGWLTDRVDSRYLLLVYYLLRGLSLLAVPYLLADVVHPSLFVFIVFYGLDWVATVPPTVALCRAHFGPERAGVVFGWVFAAHMVGAGVAASFAGLVRQGTGDYLAAWLTAGVLCLAAAFAVLAIPREPSSRRVTPAT from the coding sequence GTGAGCGTCACCGTCGAGTCCCGCCGCGGTGCCCGCCGCCTCCACCGGGCCTGGTGGGTGGCCGCGATCACGATGGGCGCGCTGGTCGCGGCGGCCGGCTTCCGGTCCTCGACCGGCGCGCTGCTGGGACCGCTCGAGGACGAGTTCGGCTGGTCCCGCGGCACGACGAGCGGCGCGGTCAGCCTCAACCTGGTCGTCTACGGGCTCACCGCGCCCTTCGCGGCCGCGCTGATGGAGCGGTTCGGGCTGCGCCGGGTGGTGGCGGCCTCGCTGACCCTGGTGGCCGTCGGCTCCGGCCTGACGCTGGTGATGACGTCGGCGTGGCAGCTGTGGCTGCTGTGGGGCTTCGCCATCGGCGTCGGCACCGGGTCGCTCGCCCTGGTCTTCGGCGCGATCGTGGCCAACCGCTGGTTCGTGCGGCACCGCGGCGTCGTCGTCGGGGTCTTCTCGGCCGCCAGCTCCACCGGCCAGCTGGTCTTCCTGCCGGCGATCGCCCACCTCGCCGACGGCCCCGGCTGGCGCTGGGCGGCCGGGCTGGTGGCGGCGTTCGCCCTGCTGCTGGTGCCGCTGGTCCTGCTGCTGCTCGCCGACTCACCGGCGAGCGTCGGGACCACGGCCTACGGCGCCGACCCGACCCTGGCCGCGCCGGTCCCGGCGGCAGCACCGGCGCGCGGCGCCGCGCGGACCGCGGTCGACACGCTGCGGGAGTGCTCGCGGTCGAAGGTGTTCTGGATCCTCTTCGGCACGTTCTGGATCTGCGGCTGGTCGACGAACGGGCTGATCGGGACCCACTTCATCGCCGCCTCGCACGACCACGGGTTGCCCGAGACGACGGCGGCGTCGCTGCTCGCGCTGATCGGGATCTTCGACATCGTCGGCACCGTGGCCAGCGGCTGGCTCACCGACCGCGTCGACAGCCGCTACCTGCTGCTCGTCTACTACCTGCTCCGCGGGCTCTCGCTGCTCGCCGTGCCCTACCTGCTCGCCGACGTCGTGCACCCGAGCCTGTTCGTCTTCATCGTCTTCTACGGCCTCGACTGGGTGGCGACCGTGCCGCCGACGGTCGCGCTGTGCCGCGCCCACTTCGGCCCCGAGCGGGCCGGGGTCGTCTTCGGCTGGGTCTTCGCCGCGCACATGGTCGGGGCGGGGGTGGCGGCGAGCTTCGCGGGCCTGGTGCGCCAGGGCACCGGCGACTACCTCGCGGCGTGGCTGACCGCGGGTGTGCTGTGCCTCGCGGCGGCGTTCGCCGTGCTGGCGATCCCGCGGGAACCCTCCTCGAGGCGGGTCACGCCCGCGACGTGA
- a CDS encoding DUF4190 domain-containing protein yields the protein MSQYGAPGDRSDPERSTSGRWRPPPTVVDHPEATTVLVLGILGLVLCQVLGIIAWVKGNRVVAEIDSSGGRYGARSAANAGRICGMVATLLTVGALVLFVLVALLSAGSTSTRAG from the coding sequence ATGAGCCAGTACGGAGCACCCGGCGACCGGTCCGACCCGGAGCGGTCGACGTCGGGCCGGTGGCGCCCGCCGCCCACGGTCGTCGACCACCCCGAGGCGACCACCGTGCTCGTGCTCGGGATCCTCGGGCTCGTGCTGTGCCAGGTCCTCGGGATCATCGCCTGGGTCAAGGGCAACCGGGTCGTCGCCGAGATCGACAGCTCGGGCGGGCGCTACGGCGCCCGGTCGGCGGCGAACGCCGGCCGAATCTGCGGGATGGTGGCGACCCTGCTCACCGTCGGCGCGCTCGTGCTGTTCGTGCTGGTCGCCCTCCTGTCGGCGGGATCGACCTCGACCCGAGCCGGCTGA
- a CDS encoding DHA2 family efflux MFS transporter permease subunit, with product MTTTTTDAPPAASASIPGANRLIALLVGSAFVVILNETIMGVALPELMREFDVPATTAQWLTTAFLLTMAVVIPITGFLLTRFPLRAVFVAAMTSFSLGTLVAATAPVFPVLVGGRVVQAVGTALMMPLLITTILNLVEPARRGRMMGTVSIVISVAPAIGPTVSGLVLNSLSWRWMFWIVLPIALLSLALGATWVRNVTEPRRVRVDAGSVVLSALAFSGLIYGLSSIGESATGHTPVPVWIPLVVGAVALAAFIARQLQLSDRALLDLRVFATRSFTVAVALVAVSMMALFGTLILLPLYLQDVLGLSTLQTGLVLLPGGLTMGLLAPVVGRVFDRVGPRPLVAPGAALTSVALWGMTTLDVDTSRPTVIALHVVMSIGLALMFTPLMTSALGSLPQQLYSHGSAIVSTLQQVAGAAGTALFITVMTRRTTSATADGTPLVDATAEGIHAALMYGGVISAAAVGVALLVRRPVPVEV from the coding sequence GTGACCACCACCACCACCGACGCCCCGCCCGCCGCGTCCGCCTCGATCCCCGGCGCGAACCGGCTGATCGCGCTGCTGGTCGGCTCGGCGTTCGTCGTCATCCTCAACGAGACCATCATGGGCGTCGCGCTGCCCGAGCTGATGCGCGAGTTCGACGTGCCCGCGACGACGGCGCAGTGGCTGACCACCGCGTTCCTGCTGACGATGGCGGTCGTCATCCCGATCACCGGGTTCCTGCTGACCCGCTTCCCGCTGCGCGCGGTGTTCGTGGCGGCGATGACGTCGTTCAGCCTCGGCACCCTGGTCGCGGCCACCGCGCCGGTCTTCCCGGTGCTGGTGGGCGGACGCGTCGTGCAGGCGGTCGGCACCGCGCTGATGATGCCGCTGCTCATCACCACGATCCTCAACCTGGTCGAGCCCGCGCGCCGCGGCCGGATGATGGGCACGGTCTCGATCGTCATCTCCGTCGCGCCCGCGATCGGGCCCACGGTCTCCGGGCTGGTGCTGAACTCGCTCTCCTGGCGCTGGATGTTCTGGATCGTGCTGCCCATCGCCCTGCTGTCGCTCGCCCTGGGCGCGACCTGGGTCCGCAACGTCACCGAGCCGCGGCGGGTGCGGGTCGACGCCGGCTCCGTCGTCCTCTCCGCGCTCGCCTTCAGCGGCCTGATCTACGGGCTGAGCAGCATCGGCGAGAGCGCCACCGGCCACACGCCGGTGCCGGTCTGGATCCCGCTCGTCGTCGGCGCGGTCGCGCTGGCGGCGTTCATCGCCCGGCAGCTCCAGCTCTCGGACCGGGCGCTGCTCGACCTGCGCGTCTTCGCGACCCGCTCCTTCACCGTCGCGGTCGCCCTCGTCGCGGTGAGCATGATGGCGCTCTTCGGCACCCTGATCCTGCTGCCGCTCTACCTCCAGGACGTGCTCGGCCTCTCCACCCTGCAGACCGGCCTGGTGCTCCTCCCCGGCGGCCTGACGATGGGCCTGCTCGCGCCGGTCGTCGGGCGGGTCTTCGACCGCGTCGGTCCGCGGCCGCTCGTCGCGCCCGGTGCCGCCCTCACCAGCGTCGCGCTCTGGGGCATGACGACCCTGGACGTCGACACCTCCCGCCCCACCGTCATCGCGCTGCACGTCGTCATGAGCATCGGCCTGGCGCTGATGTTCACGCCGCTGATGACCTCGGCCCTCGGGTCGCTGCCGCAGCAGCTCTACTCCCACGGCAGCGCGATCGTCTCCACGCTCCAGCAGGTCGCCGGGGCGGCCGGCACGGCGCTGTTCATCACCGTGATGACGCGGCGGACGACCTCGGCCACCGCCGACGGAACGCCCCTGGTCGACGCGACCGCCGAGGGCATCCACGCCGCCCTGATGTACGGCGGGGTGATCTCGGCCGCCGCCGTCGGGGTGGCGCTGCTGGTGCGGCGTCCGGTGCCGGTCGAGGTCTGA
- the trmB gene encoding tRNA (guanosine(46)-N7)-methyltransferase TrmB, with translation MNDARPAPPPARPHQRVTDEGRTVREVLSYSRRGSRFTPRQAAAWEAHHRAWVVPDEAVDAADFSWAEVFGREAPLAVEIGPGIGEATVALAASRPGTNVLALEVWRPGVAEALGRTAEAGLTNVRFCGVDAVWLLEHRVAPASLAELWTFFPDPWHKARHHKRRLVAPRFAAVAAARLAPGAAWRLATDWAAYAEQMVEVLDAEPALTGGVVERWPERPVTRFERKGLAVGRTITDLEYRRV, from the coding sequence GTGAACGACGCACGACCCGCTCCGCCGCCGGCCCGCCCGCACCAGAGGGTCACCGACGAGGGCCGCACGGTCCGCGAGGTGCTCTCCTACTCGCGCCGGGGCAGCCGGTTCACCCCGCGCCAGGCCGCCGCCTGGGAGGCGCACCACCGGGCCTGGGTCGTGCCCGACGAGGCCGTGGACGCCGCCGACTTCTCCTGGGCCGAGGTGTTCGGGCGCGAGGCACCCCTGGCCGTCGAGATCGGGCCCGGCATCGGCGAGGCCACCGTGGCGCTGGCGGCGTCCCGGCCGGGGACCAACGTGCTGGCGCTGGAGGTCTGGCGACCCGGCGTCGCCGAGGCCCTCGGCCGGACCGCCGAGGCGGGCCTGACCAACGTGCGGTTCTGCGGGGTCGACGCGGTGTGGCTGCTCGAGCACCGGGTGGCGCCGGCGTCGCTGGCCGAGCTGTGGACGTTCTTCCCCGACCCCTGGCACAAGGCCCGGCACCACAAGCGGCGCCTGGTGGCCCCCCGGTTCGCCGCCGTAGCCGCCGCCCGCCTCGCACCGGGTGCGGCCTGGCGGCTGGCCACCGACTGGGCGGCCTACGCCGAGCAGATGGTCGAGGTCCTCGACGCCGAGCCGGCCCTGACCGGCGGCGTCGTCGAGCGGTGGCCCGAGCGACCGGTCACCCGCTTCGAGCGCAAGGGGCTGGCGGTGGGCCGCACCATCACCGACCTGGAGTACCGCCGGGTCTGA